The Cucumis melo cultivar AY chromosome 6, USDA_Cmelo_AY_1.0, whole genome shotgun sequence genome includes a region encoding these proteins:
- the LOC103490901 gene encoding 14 kDa proline-rich protein DC2.15-like, with the protein MASKISSTTSLLLLLNLLFFTMVTSTYVPCPPPPQKHPKGVPSKQPTPQPKCPKDTLKLGVCADLLDGLVRVVIGTPPKTPCCTLIKDLVDLEAALCLCTAVKAKALGLNIDLSVSLSLLLNYCGKKVPNGFKCPA; encoded by the coding sequence ATGGCTTCCAAAATTTCATCGACCACTtcccttctccttcttctcaaCCTCCTCTTCTTCACTATGGTCACCTCCACCTACGTCCCTTGCCCGCCACCGCCACAAAAGCACCCCAAGGGCGTTCCCTCGAAGCAGCCGACACCACAGCCAAAGTGCCCAAAGGACACTCTCAAGCTCGGCGTTTGCGCTGACTTGCTCGACGGTCTAGTGCGCGTCGTGATCGGCACACCACCGAAAACCCCATGTTGCACACTAATCAAGGACTTAGTTGATCTTGAAGCTGCTCTTTGTCTTTGTACCGCGGTTAAAGCAAAAGCCTTAGGGCTCAACATTGACCTCTCAGTTTCCCTCAGCTTGCTCTTGAACTATTGTGGGAAGAAAGTTCCAAATGGCTTCAAATGCCCTGCTTAA
- the LOC103490902 gene encoding uncharacterized protein LOC103490902, translating into MMGSKASAMFFILSIFMALSLPPIYACTPCTQPHPPQPPYHRPSHPKVPHPKPHPPHHGGGGGGGGGGGGGSRGGGGGGGGGGSGSRGGGGGGGGGGGGGGGHHPHPPVVIPPPVISPPVITPPVITPSPPSTTYPPYTSPPPSGGGGGGGGGGGGGGGGGPGSGQYPPPATPVQPTCPIDALKLGLCVDVLGGLVHIGLGNPVENACCPVLGGLLELEAAICLCTTLRIKLLNLNIFIPLALQALITCGKNPPPGFVCPPL; encoded by the coding sequence ATGATGGGTTCCAAAGCTTCAGCCATGTTCTTCATTCTCTCAATCTTCATGGCCTTATCTTTGCCCCCAATTTATGCTTGCACTCCTTGCACTCAGCCCCATCCTCCTCAGCCCCCTTATCACCGCCCTTCCCACCCTAAAGTTCCCCATCCAAAACCCCACCCTCCACACCACGGCGGTGGTGGAGGAGGCGGAGGCGGTGGTGGCGGTGGCAGTCGTGGAGGTGGTGGAGGAGGTGGTGGCGGAGGTAGTGGCAGCCGTGGAGGTGGTGGAGGTGGTGGCGGAGGTGGCGGAGGTGGTGGTGGACATCATCCCCATCCACCAGTTGTAATTCCCCCACCAGTTATCTCCCCTCCAGTGATAACCCCTCCAGTGATAACCCCTTCACCACCATCTACAACCTACCCTCCTTACACTAGCCCTCCTCCAAGTGGGGGTGGAGGAGGCGGTGGGGGTGGCGGAggaggtggtggtggtggtggacCAGGGTCAGGGCAATACCCTCCACCAGCGACACCGGTTCAACCGACATGTCCAATAGATGCATTGAAATTAGGGTTATGTGTGGATGTTCTTGGAGGGTTGGTGCATATTGGTTTAGGGAATCCAGTTGAGAATGCATGTTGTCCAGTGCTTGGAGGGCTATTGGAACTTGAAGCAGCAATATGTTTGTGCACAACTTTGAGGATTAAGCTTTTGAATCTCAACATATTCATTCCTTTGGCACTACAAGCTCTTATTACTTGTGGCAAGAATCCTCCTCCTGGCTTTGTTTGTCCTCCACTCTAG